CGGCCATCAGTGCCTGATGGGTCATCATCGCGGCCTTAGGCGCGGCGGTGGTGCCCGAGGTATAGAGCAATTGAGCAAGGCTGGCACCGTCGACCGTCACATTGGGCTCTTCGCTACTCTTTTCACTATTGGGCGCTTCACTACTGGATCCTGAAACTGCATGAGCGAGTACATCAAAGCTTTTCGCATCCCGCCCCTGATCCGCATGCAGGGTGCCCATCATGGTTAGATCCAAGCCTTCGGTCGCGGCACTTACTTTGTCGGCGAGGCTGATATCGCTGAGCAGGCCAGTTGCCCCCGACTGGTCAAGAATATAGCGCAGCTCATCGCTGCTTAAAGCGAAATTGATCGGCACATGCACCAACCCCGCTTTAGCAGCGGCAAGCCAGGCGATGACATAGGCATCAGAGTTTTTGCCATACACCGCCAGCCGATCACCTGGCGTAAGCCCGGCTGCCAGCAGGCCATTGGCTACGCGGTTGGCTGCCTGGTTGAGCGTTTGATAGCGCCATTGGCGCTCGCCAAATACCAGCGCCAGCTGGTGAGAATATTTTCGAGCGCTGCGGTTTAGAGCAGCCCCGATACTGTTTTGCTGAATAACCGACGTTTCCGGCATGCCAAATCCTCTGAGTTGTTGTAGTGAGTTGGCAAAGACTTAACTGTTTACCAGCGGGCAGACACTCTCTGAAAGCGGACGGAAGGCCTCTTCTGCAGGAATGGTGCGAATAACATGAAAGAGATCATCCTCATCCTGCGACTCTTCAGGTGTTTTCACTTCTACTAAATACATATCGTGAACCATGCGGCCATCCTCACGGATGTAGCCATCGGTGGCGAAGATGTCGTTGATGGGGGTATCGGCCATTTGCTGACGGACGGTTTGGGTGTCATCGGTGCCGGTAGCTTCAATCGCTTCAAGGTAGTGGCGAGTACTGGAATAGAGACCCGCGTGTACCATGGTAGGCATGCTGCCGGTACGCTCACGGAAACGCTCCGCCCAGGCCCGGGTTTCTTCGTTTAGATCGTAGTACCACGCTTTTGTGAACTGCAGACCCTGAGCGTTCTCTAAGCCAATGCTGCGTATATCAGTACTAAACAGCACCATGCCCGCCAGAATCTGCCCTGCCTGGGTAATGCCGAATTCCCCTGCTGTCTGAACCGCGTTAATCGTATCGCCGCCAGCGTTATTTAGCGCAATGACATCAGCGCCAGACGCCTGGGCCTGGAGCATAAAAGAGGAGAAGTCACTGCTGGGGAAAGGGTGGCGAGCGCTGCCCACGATGGTGCCGCCATTTTCAGTCACTACGCGTGTGACGTCGGCTTCCAGTGCATGGCCAAAGGAGTAGTCAGCGCTTAACAAATACCAATTTTTGTGGCCCTCATCGGTAATTGCCTTTGCCGTTCCGTTAGACATCGCCCAGGTGTCATAAACCCAATGAATATGATTGGGCGAACAGTGCTCATTGGTAATGCTTGAAGAGACAGCGCCATTGACCAGTCCAAGTTTATCCGCCTCTTCAAGCAGGCTCACCGCCGCCAGAGTGACAGAAGATGCCACCAGCCCGGTGACCATATCGACGTTGCGCTCATCGATCCACTCACGCACGACGCTTGAGCCTACATCGGGGCTATTACGGTCATCGGCGCTAAACACCACAATATTGGCCCCATTGACGCTGCCGCCCATATCTTCAATCGCCATATTGATAGCGTCTTCACCCAATGGACCAATGGGGTCGCGATAAACGCCGGACATATCGGCTAAATAGCCAATGCGGATTTCGTTATCAGAGATACCCTCATCAGCAAAAGTAGTGGGCGCATAGCTGGCCATCAGAATGGCAGCGGCGAGAGTGGAAGTAGCAAAACTGTGAGATAAACGAGGAGATATTGGCATTATTATGTGGCTCTCTTTTGTTGTTATTAAAGGGTGTTATTGAATCAATCGCAGCGACGTAGCACGCCATAGCTTGCGTTCATCTTAGGCGCTAATAAGCGCTAGCTGTTTACCTATCGAGCCAGTTTTTTTGCAATTCGTGCCATTTCCTTGCGTCCATCGTCTTTAACACACCATTAGTCGATACTTGCGCATACCGTTACAATGGTGCCTTTGCATATTGAACGGGAGACACCTTTGGACACCGCGTATGCCGATGACTTTTTACCCGAAGCACTACAGTTTCGGCCTAGCGCCCCCTTGGTGGATATTGGCGCTAACTTGACCCACGATAGCTTCGGGCGTGATCTGGAGGCGGTTATCCAGCGCGCCCAGGCGGCGCAGGTAACAACCATGATCGTCACCGGCACCGACCTTGCCCATGCAGAGCAA
This Vreelandella neptunia DNA region includes the following protein-coding sequences:
- a CDS encoding ABC transporter substrate-binding protein — its product is MPISPRLSHSFATSTLAAAILMASYAPTTFADEGISDNEIRIGYLADMSGVYRDPIGPLGEDAINMAIEDMGGSVNGANIVVFSADDRNSPDVGSSVVREWIDERNVDMVTGLVASSVTLAAVSLLEEADKLGLVNGAVSSSITNEHCSPNHIHWVYDTWAMSNGTAKAITDEGHKNWYLLSADYSFGHALEADVTRVVTENGGTIVGSARHPFPSSDFSSFMLQAQASGADVIALNNAGGDTINAVQTAGEFGITQAGQILAGMVLFSTDIRSIGLENAQGLQFTKAWYYDLNEETRAWAERFRERTGSMPTMVHAGLYSSTRHYLEAIEATGTDDTQTVRQQMADTPINDIFATDGYIREDGRMVHDMYLVEVKTPEESQDEDDLFHVIRTIPAEEAFRPLSESVCPLVNS